The following are encoded together in the Mammaliicoccus vitulinus genome:
- a CDS encoding M42 family metallopeptidase, with product MADSVKLLKTLTDINGISGFEYNVKSKMREYLEPISDEIIEDNLGGIFGKKNAKNASKTILIAGHLDEIGFMVTRIDDDGYLKFTPIGGWWNQVMLSQKVTVTTDDGKELRGIIGSKPPHVLSPEERQKPVDIKSMFIDLGVDNKEAVEKLGVEIGNMVTPYSEFEELGDGNYLTAKAFDNRFGCALSVDVLNELNNDELGINLVSGATVQEEVGLRGAKVAANKIKPDLSIAVDVGIAYDTPGMKGQDHETKLGEGPLVLLMDGTNIGHVGFRKFIKNVAKEKGIDVQWDNITGGGTDAGSIHVANEGTPTISIGVPLRYMHSNVSILHKDDYLNAVKLVAEIVKALNDDTVKDIMW from the coding sequence GTGGCGGATTCAGTAAAATTACTAAAAACACTTACAGACATTAATGGTATCTCGGGATTTGAATACAATGTTAAATCTAAAATGAGAGAATATCTAGAGCCTATAAGTGATGAAATTATAGAAGATAATTTAGGAGGCATTTTCGGGAAAAAGAATGCTAAAAATGCTTCTAAAACAATTTTAATAGCAGGACATTTAGACGAAATCGGATTTATGGTGACGCGTATCGATGATGACGGTTACCTTAAATTCACGCCAATTGGTGGCTGGTGGAACCAAGTCATGCTTTCTCAAAAAGTGACTGTTACGACAGATGATGGTAAAGAATTAAGAGGTATTATTGGTTCTAAACCACCACACGTATTAAGTCCAGAAGAGCGTCAAAAGCCTGTAGACATTAAAAGTATGTTTATCGACTTAGGTGTTGATAATAAAGAAGCGGTTGAAAAATTAGGCGTTGAAATAGGTAACATGGTTACACCTTACTCTGAATTTGAAGAACTTGGAGATGGTAACTACTTGACGGCAAAAGCATTTGATAACCGCTTTGGTTGTGCGTTAAGTGTAGACGTATTAAATGAACTTAATAATGACGAACTTGGCATTAATTTAGTTTCAGGTGCGACTGTACAAGAAGAAGTCGGTTTACGTGGTGCGAAAGTAGCAGCAAACAAAATTAAACCAGACTTATCAATCGCAGTAGACGTAGGTATCGCATATGATACACCAGGCATGAAAGGTCAAGATCATGAAACTAAATTAGGTGAAGGTCCACTTGTTTTACTTATGGATGGAACAAATATTGGTCATGTAGGATTTAGAAAATTCATTAAAAACGTAGCAAAAGAAAAAGGCATAGATGTACAATGGGATAACATTACCGGTGGCGGTACAGATGCAGGTAGTATCCACGTAGCAAACGAAGGTACACCAACAATCTCAATAGGCGTGCCATTACGTTACATGCACTCAAACGTATCTATCCTGCACAAAGATGACTATTTAAATGCAGTAAAATTAGTAGCTGAAATCGTAAAAGCCTTAAACGACGACACTGTAAAAGATATTATGTGGTAA
- a CDS encoding PTS sugar transporter subunit IIB has translation MKILVVCGHGLGSSFMVEMNAQEALKNLQAPSDVKVEHSDIMSASPDMADIFICGRDLEENAQRLGEVIVLDNILDKEELQNKLEEKLKALNIL, from the coding sequence ATGAAAATTTTAGTAGTTTGTGGACATGGTTTAGGAAGTAGTTTCATGGTAGAAATGAATGCACAAGAAGCGTTGAAAAATTTACAAGCGCCATCCGATGTTAAAGTTGAACATAGCGACATTATGTCAGCAAGCCCTGATATGGCAGATATCTTTATTTGTGGGAGAGATTTAGAAGAAAATGCTCAAAGATTAGGTGAAGTAATCGTTTTAGATAACATTTTAGACAAAGAAGAATTGCAAAATAAACTTGAAGAAAAATTAAAAGCACTGAACATTTTATAA
- a CDS encoding DoxX family protein: MKKIFQILCLIVRFISGFIILMQGYEKITGGFSLEGLTKVIAQNEDSPTWYKQFFEHIIAPYTTLWEWVIPLGEIMIGLALILGFLQYYAALFGIFIMINYILADMIFTYPMQLIGFIIIALNVERLRNVSAHAFYKMFMKKEAG; the protein is encoded by the coding sequence ATGAAGAAAATATTTCAAATCTTATGTTTAATTGTTCGCTTTATAAGTGGCTTTATCATTTTAATGCAAGGTTATGAAAAAATAACTGGAGGATTTAGTTTAGAAGGATTAACAAAAGTCATTGCTCAAAACGAAGACTCACCGACATGGTATAAGCAGTTTTTTGAGCATATCATTGCACCATATACGACATTATGGGAATGGGTGATTCCGCTCGGAGAAATCATGATTGGACTAGCGCTAATCCTTGGTTTCTTACAGTATTATGCAGCACTTTTTGGTATATTTATAATGATAAATTATATTTTAGCTGATATGATTTTTACGTATCCTATGCAGCTTATAGGTTTTATCATAATTGCGTTAAATGTGGAGCGTTTACGTAATGTGTCAGCGCACGCATTTTATAAAATGTTTATGAAAAAGGAAGCAGGATAG
- a CDS encoding fatty acid desaturase has protein sequence MVKPFENNNLKKSTIQIINTLIPLVALVVAGFLSYQIHWSLSLLCGVLASGFLIRTFIIFHDCCHGSFLSKKKNNDLLGNITGLMTFFPYEKWRREHIIHHTSSGNLEKRGIGDIWVMTIEEYRDASKFTQFKYRMYRHPFVMFILGPIFLMFISNRTNAKDAKPKEKRNTWIHNIVLLLFYVGMFFLVGATPFMLVFLPMLFIAGMLGIWLFYIQHTFEDAYFEEASEWDYVKAAIEGSSYYKLPKVIQWMTGNIGYHHVHHLSPRIPNYQLEQAHEKTPPLHHATTITLKDSLESLKYKLYDEKNKCFITFKEYTRRFNKNHA, from the coding sequence ATGGTGAAACCATTTGAAAATAACAATCTAAAGAAAAGTACAATTCAAATTATAAATACATTAATTCCGTTAGTTGCACTTGTAGTCGCTGGATTTTTAAGCTATCAAATACATTGGTCATTATCATTGTTATGTGGTGTGTTAGCTTCGGGATTTTTAATTAGAACATTTATTATTTTCCATGATTGTTGCCATGGATCATTTTTAAGCAAGAAAAAGAACAACGATTTGTTAGGTAATATAACTGGTCTTATGACATTTTTCCCTTATGAAAAATGGCGTAGAGAACACATCATTCACCATACGAGTAGTGGTAATTTAGAAAAACGTGGTATTGGAGATATTTGGGTTATGACGATTGAAGAATATCGTGATGCTTCTAAATTTACTCAGTTCAAATATCGTATGTATAGACACCCATTTGTGATGTTTATACTAGGTCCTATATTCTTGATGTTTATTTCAAATAGAACGAACGCTAAAGATGCTAAGCCGAAAGAAAAACGTAATACGTGGATTCATAATATTGTATTACTATTATTCTATGTCGGCATGTTCTTCTTAGTAGGCGCAACGCCATTTATGCTTGTATTCCTTCCAATGCTATTTATAGCAGGTATGTTAGGTATATGGTTGTTTTACATTCAACATACATTTGAAGATGCATATTTTGAAGAAGCATCTGAATGGGATTATGTAAAAGCAGCTATAGAAGGTAGTTCTTATTATAAATTACCTAAAGTCATTCAATGGATGACTGGTAATATTGGTTATCACCATGTGCATCATTTAAGCCCAAGAATTCCAAACTATCAATTAGAACAAGCACATGAAAAGACACCACCATTACACCATGCAACGACAATTACGCTTAAAGATAGTCTAGAATCTTTAAAATATAAACTTTATGATGAAAAAAATAAATGCTTTATCACTTTTAAAGAATATACACGTCGCTTTAATAAAAATCATGCATAA
- a CDS encoding BglG family transcription antiterminator has translation MLSKRQRNILSYLSSEKGFVTISELASLFQVTERTIQYDLEFIESFKSELNIDVERNKSLGVKLSQKENDNEVSNVELDIHYSKNERKEQIILRLFESSSPISSQSLADILNVSRRTVVDDLKSVQHWLEEYTLVLEYKKNKGFVIEGNEKYLREAYANVVNEYFRKSTAQIGIEIFSEDELEKIRRAVITTINDQDFQLVQVGIDGLIYHIIIAIHRAKKQFVFDIPDEEYERLSKTDAFNIAIQITAELEKVFNIAFPKSEAAFITLHLLGARVNKFHQEQTQQNLSNLASLFIQKVSAQIGMPLIHDHKLLTGLVTHLQPAIHRMSFDMTHSNPLKEEILKEYSELVLAIKQQVGILEEAYQVTFNEDEVAYLALHFASSIERLSNEEPTQIKVILLCGSGVGTSQLLKSRIENIYPELEILDAFSIYDISESFLKSHGVDYIISTVPVDGFSVPTIEVSPFLMKEDRSKINQMINDYRERYISSFKTVGPSLENVIPENHIQTHVKVSSRDEAIKTSVQTLVDVGHVNEQYGDEIIDHLDKFGPYMVIGPHIALLHSNFENVNVPVSMSIAHFENGVEFGHDRFDPVKVVVILATSQPQIHLNALGQLSRIIMNEEYRNELIAGQKETILQLIKTVSQNEEGV, from the coding sequence TTGCTTAGTAAACGACAGAGAAACATATTGTCTTATTTATCATCTGAGAAAGGCTTCGTAACCATTTCCGAATTGGCATCTTTATTTCAAGTTACTGAACGGACGATTCAATATGATTTGGAGTTTATTGAATCTTTTAAAAGTGAATTGAATATTGATGTTGAGAGAAATAAGAGTTTAGGCGTCAAATTATCACAAAAAGAAAATGATAATGAAGTGTCGAATGTTGAGTTGGACATTCATTATTCTAAAAATGAAAGAAAAGAACAGATTATTTTAAGGTTGTTTGAATCTTCAAGTCCTATTAGTTCTCAAAGTTTAGCTGACATTCTGAATGTATCACGCCGTACGGTTGTTGATGATTTGAAGTCTGTGCAGCATTGGTTAGAGGAATATACGCTTGTTCTAGAGTATAAAAAGAACAAAGGATTTGTCATTGAAGGTAATGAAAAATATTTAAGAGAAGCTTATGCCAATGTGGTTAATGAGTATTTCCGTAAATCTACAGCTCAAATTGGGATTGAAATTTTTTCTGAAGATGAACTTGAAAAAATAAGACGTGCTGTTATTACAACTATAAATGATCAAGATTTCCAACTGGTTCAAGTCGGTATTGATGGTTTAATATATCACATTATTATTGCGATTCATCGCGCGAAGAAGCAATTTGTTTTTGATATTCCCGATGAAGAGTATGAAAGATTGAGCAAGACAGATGCTTTTAATATAGCCATTCAAATTACTGCCGAATTAGAAAAAGTATTTAATATAGCTTTTCCTAAAAGTGAAGCTGCTTTTATCACATTGCATTTATTAGGGGCTAGGGTCAATAAATTTCATCAAGAACAAACTCAACAAAATCTATCCAATTTAGCAAGTTTATTCATTCAAAAAGTAAGTGCTCAAATAGGCATGCCACTTATACATGATCATAAACTGCTTACAGGTCTTGTTACACATTTACAGCCGGCCATCCATAGAATGTCTTTTGATATGACGCATTCCAATCCATTGAAAGAAGAAATTCTAAAGGAGTATTCCGAACTTGTATTAGCGATTAAACAACAAGTTGGGATATTGGAAGAAGCTTATCAAGTCACTTTTAATGAAGATGAAGTTGCATATTTAGCGTTACATTTTGCGTCTTCAATAGAACGATTGTCTAATGAGGAACCGACTCAAATTAAAGTTATCTTGTTATGTGGTTCGGGTGTTGGGACTTCTCAGTTATTAAAAAGTCGCATCGAAAATATTTATCCTGAATTAGAAATTTTAGATGCTTTTTCAATTTATGATATTTCGGAAAGTTTTCTAAAATCTCATGGAGTCGATTATATTATTTCTACTGTGCCGGTCGATGGCTTTTCAGTACCGACCATAGAAGTTTCACCATTTTTAATGAAGGAAGATAGAAGTAAAATCAATCAAATGATTAATGATTATAGAGAAAGATATATCTCAAGCTTTAAAACGGTTGGTCCGAGTTTAGAAAATGTCATACCTGAAAACCATATTCAAACGCATGTAAAAGTTTCAAGCAGAGATGAAGCTATCAAAACGAGTGTTCAAACTTTAGTGGATGTTGGACATGTTAATGAACAATATGGTGATGAAATTATCGATCATTTAGATAAATTTGGTCCTTATATGGTTATCGGACCTCATATTGCATTACTTCATTCTAATTTTGAAAATGTAAATGTCCCTGTAAGTATGTCTATCGCACACTTTGAAAATGGCGTTGAATTTGGACATGATCGGTTTGATCCTGTGAAAGTTGTGGTCATACTTGCGACAAGCCAACCTCAAATTCATTTGAATGCGCTTGGTCAGTTAAGTCGAATAATTATGAATGAAGAATATAGAAATGAATTAATTGCAGGTCAGAAAGAAACAATATTGCAACTCATAAAAACCGTAAGTCAAAATGAGGAGGGTGTCTAA
- a CDS encoding DM13 domain-containing protein: MNLTKTTFGAFALTTTLLLGACGDGDMNKDEKMDNKSEMKDKDMNKDNMKDQDMMKSGMFKSMNDEMVEGKATIKDHKLMLTDFKSSKGPDLHVYLTKDGDVEKGMEIDKVDYNKMEQTFDLKDMDTSKYNEVTIYCKKAHVVFGSAKLK; encoded by the coding sequence ATGAATTTAACGAAAACTACATTTGGAGCATTCGCGTTAACTACAACGTTATTATTAGGTGCTTGTGGAGATGGCGACATGAACAAAGATGAAAAGATGGACAATAAAAGTGAAATGAAAGATAAAGACATGAATAAAGACAACATGAAAGATCAAGATATGATGAAGTCTGGCATGTTTAAATCTATGAATGATGAAATGGTAGAAGGTAAGGCAACTATTAAAGATCATAAATTGATGCTTACAGATTTTAAATCATCTAAAGGACCTGACTTACATGTTTACTTAACGAAAGATGGGGACGTTGAAAAAGGCATGGAAATCGATAAAGTCGATTATAACAAGATGGAACAGACTTTTGATTTAAAAGATATGGATACATCTAAATATAATGAAGTTACGATTTATTGTAAAAAGGCACATGTCGTATTTGGAAGTGCTAAATTAAAATAA
- a CDS encoding NADH-dependent flavin oxidoreductase, whose amino-acid sequence MNEKYEPLFKSLKLPNGVEVRNRFVLAPLTHVSSNEDGTISDIEIPYIEKRSKDVGISISAASYVEPLGQAFPGQPSVSKEEDLPGLTKQAEVMKKNGAKALIQIHHGGAMSLPGLTPTGEVAAPSEVEVRGFGQKEPHVARALTVEEIEHSIESFANATKIAIEAGFDGVEIHGANHYLIHQFFSPYYNRREDAWGDHLKYPLAVIDAVTKVVREHASPDFIVGYRFSPEEVESPGISMELTEKLVKTLSEQPIDYLHVSLMDIHSTTREGQYKGEQRVKLLLDWINGRVPLIGIGSIFTADDALAAYETGSPLIALGRELLLDHQFVSKIEQGKEDEIISVFDPERTDKHDLPEPLWKQFNAGFYPLPRTDEKASNTK is encoded by the coding sequence ATGAATGAAAAATACGAACCTTTATTTAAGTCTTTAAAATTACCTAATGGTGTAGAAGTTAGAAACAGATTTGTCTTAGCACCTTTAACGCATGTATCTTCAAATGAAGATGGTACAATTTCTGACATTGAAATACCATATATAGAAAAACGTTCTAAAGATGTAGGAATATCTATTTCTGCAGCAAGTTATGTTGAACCTCTTGGACAAGCTTTTCCAGGGCAACCTTCAGTATCTAAAGAAGAAGATCTTCCAGGATTAACGAAACAAGCTGAAGTGATGAAGAAAAATGGTGCGAAAGCTTTAATCCAAATTCATCACGGTGGTGCAATGTCATTACCAGGTTTAACGCCTACTGGTGAAGTGGCTGCTCCAAGTGAAGTTGAAGTAAGAGGCTTCGGTCAAAAAGAACCACATGTAGCCCGTGCATTAACTGTTGAAGAAATAGAACATTCAATTGAATCATTTGCTAATGCTACTAAAATAGCAATTGAAGCAGGTTTCGATGGTGTTGAAATTCATGGTGCTAACCATTACTTAATTCACCAATTCTTCTCCCCTTATTACAATCGAAGAGAAGATGCATGGGGAGACCATTTGAAATATCCATTAGCAGTTATTGATGCTGTTACTAAAGTTGTGCGTGAACATGCTTCACCAGACTTTATTGTAGGATATCGTTTTTCTCCTGAAGAAGTAGAATCTCCAGGTATCTCTATGGAATTAACTGAAAAACTCGTTAAAACATTGTCAGAACAACCAATCGATTATTTACATGTATCATTAATGGATATCCACTCAACAACAAGAGAAGGACAGTACAAAGGTGAACAACGTGTGAAATTATTATTAGATTGGATTAACGGACGTGTGCCTTTAATTGGTATCGGATCAATCTTTACAGCAGACGATGCATTAGCAGCTTATGAAACAGGTTCACCGCTAATTGCATTAGGAAGAGAATTATTACTTGATCATCAATTTGTTTCAAAAATTGAACAAGGTAAAGAAGATGAAATCATTTCAGTATTCGATCCAGAAAGAACAGATAAACATGATTTACCAGAACCATTATGGAAACAGTTCAACGCAGGATTTTATCCATTACCAAGAACTGACGAAAAAGCATCAAACACTAAGTAA
- a CDS encoding PTS sugar transporter subunit IIA — MTQIIKEEHIQLREKVANWEESIQVAAAPLLQEGYFNDDYVKSMIKSVHDMGPYIVIAPEIAIAHARPNDNVHKVGLSLLKLEEHINFSDNSHYASLVFVLSAIDNEAHLEILKKLATILSDKETVASLILANSKSEIINIFKEND; from the coding sequence TTGACCCAAATTATAAAGGAAGAACATATACAGTTAAGAGAAAAAGTTGCTAATTGGGAAGAAAGTATTCAAGTGGCAGCAGCACCATTATTGCAAGAAGGTTATTTTAATGATGATTATGTCAAATCAATGATCAAAAGTGTGCATGATATGGGACCTTACATTGTCATTGCACCAGAAATTGCCATTGCGCATGCGAGACCGAATGACAATGTTCATAAAGTAGGATTAAGCTTATTGAAGCTAGAAGAGCATATTAACTTTTCGGATAACAGTCATTACGCATCATTAGTATTCGTATTAAGTGCGATCGATAATGAAGCGCATCTCGAAATTTTAAAAAAACTGGCAACGATATTAAGCGATAAAGAAACAGTTGCGTCACTTATTTTGGCAAATAGTAAATCAGAAATTATAAATATATTTAAGGAGAATGATTAA
- the rpiA gene encoding ribose-5-phosphate isomerase RpiA has protein sequence MNQDKLKEQVAHEAVNDIQDNMIVGLGTGSTMYYAIQRLGERVKDGLNIKGIPTSEQTAKWAQQYGIPLTDFSEVSHLDIVIDGADEIDGNFQLIKGGGGALLREKIVANATDQFIVIVDESKYVKTLGKFKLPVEVIPFGWEVAAREIEALGCEATLRVGKDGTFLSDNGHYILDCDFKEIHNPEKLNQDLISIIGVVETGLFINMVQKVLISYSNPEKIIALNN, from the coding sequence GTGAATCAAGATAAGCTTAAAGAACAGGTTGCGCATGAAGCGGTTAATGATATTCAAGATAATATGATAGTTGGATTAGGTACTGGTTCGACGATGTATTATGCGATTCAAAGGCTAGGTGAACGTGTTAAAGATGGCTTAAATATAAAAGGGATTCCTACTTCTGAACAGACGGCTAAATGGGCTCAGCAGTATGGTATTCCACTTACTGATTTTTCTGAAGTGAGTCATTTAGATATTGTGATTGACGGTGCTGATGAAATTGATGGTAACTTCCAATTGATTAAAGGTGGGGGCGGCGCGCTTTTACGTGAGAAAATTGTAGCTAATGCCACTGATCAATTTATCGTTATTGTTGATGAATCTAAATATGTTAAGACGCTAGGTAAGTTTAAATTACCTGTTGAAGTGATTCCTTTTGGATGGGAAGTGGCGGCTCGTGAAATTGAAGCGCTAGGTTGTGAGGCTACTTTAAGAGTAGGTAAAGATGGTACATTCTTATCCGACAACGGTCATTATATTTTAGATTGTGATTTTAAAGAGATTCATAACCCTGAAAAGTTAAATCAAGATTTAATTTCTATTATTGGTGTAGTAGAGACAGGTTTATTTATTAACATGGTTCAAAAAGTACTTATCAGTTATTCAAATCCTGAAAAAATTATAGCATTAAATAATTAA
- a CDS encoding PTS ascorbate transporter subunit IIC codes for MNSILGFFVDVFSQPAILVALIALIGLIVQKKSAADITSGTIKTILGFLVLSAGAGVVTDSLEPFGKMFQEAFGVQGVVPNNEAIISIALKDYGTTAALIMMFGMLVNILIARFTNLKYIFLTGHHTFYMAAFLAILLTVGNITGTMTVVVGSIILGLIMAVLPALGQSTMKKITGSDQVAIGHFGTVSYWAAGEIGKLFSGKSKSTEDIKFPKGLSFLRESTISISLTMIVLYVIAALFAGPTFVHTELSDGTNFIVFSVIQGVTFAAGVFIILTGVRLILAEIVPAFKGISEKLVPNTKPALDCPIVFPYAQNAVLIGFFVSFVTGVIGMLIMFLIGGVVILPGVVPHFFLGATAGVFGNARGGIKGAIAGSALNGILVTFLPLLLLAFMGDLGAASTTFSDTDFLAVGIVIGYIAKFLGLAGVIAIIIIIGVLGVLLQRRSNQKVAEEK; via the coding sequence ATGAATTCAATACTAGGATTTTTTGTAGATGTTTTTAGTCAACCTGCTATACTAGTAGCACTTATTGCATTAATTGGTTTAATTGTACAGAAAAAATCAGCAGCAGATATTACATCAGGTACCATTAAAACAATATTAGGCTTTCTTGTATTAAGTGCTGGAGCAGGCGTTGTTACAGATTCATTAGAACCATTCGGAAAAATGTTTCAAGAAGCATTTGGTGTTCAAGGGGTCGTTCCGAATAACGAAGCCATTATTTCAATTGCTTTAAAAGATTATGGAACTACAGCAGCTTTAATTATGATGTTCGGGATGTTAGTTAATATATTGATCGCAAGATTTACAAATTTAAAATATATCTTCTTAACAGGTCATCACACATTTTATATGGCGGCTTTTCTAGCAATACTGTTAACAGTAGGTAATATAACAGGTACAATGACAGTCGTTGTAGGTTCAATTATTTTAGGACTTATTATGGCAGTTTTACCAGCACTTGGACAATCAACAATGAAAAAAATCACTGGCTCTGATCAAGTAGCAATCGGTCATTTTGGAACAGTAAGTTACTGGGCAGCAGGTGAAATAGGTAAATTATTTTCTGGGAAATCAAAATCAACAGAAGATATTAAGTTTCCTAAAGGTTTAAGCTTTTTAAGAGAAAGTACAATAAGTATTTCATTAACAATGATCGTACTTTATGTGATTGCTGCATTATTTGCGGGACCAACCTTTGTACATACAGAATTAAGTGACGGTACAAACTTTATCGTGTTCTCCGTTATTCAAGGTGTCACATTCGCAGCAGGTGTATTTATTATTTTAACAGGTGTAAGACTGATTTTAGCTGAAATCGTACCAGCATTTAAAGGTATATCAGAGAAACTTGTACCAAATACGAAACCAGCATTAGACTGCCCAATCGTATTCCCATACGCACAAAACGCAGTATTAATAGGCTTTTTCGTAAGTTTCGTAACAGGTGTTATCGGAATGTTGATCATGTTCTTAATAGGAGGCGTCGTTATTTTACCAGGCGTCGTACCACACTTTTTCTTAGGAGCAACAGCAGGTGTATTCGGTAACGCAAGAGGCGGTATAAAAGGTGCAATAGCAGGATCAGCCTTAAATGGTATTTTAGTGACATTCTTGCCACTATTATTACTGGCATTTATGGGAGATTTAGGCGCAGCATCCACTACATTCTCAGATACAGACTTCTTAGCAGTAGGAATCGTTATAGGATATATAGCGAAATTCTTAGGACTTGCAGGCGTCATTGCAATCATCATCATTATCGGCGTGTTGGGCGTGTTATTACAAAGACGTTCAAACCAAAAAGTAGCAGAAGAAAAATAA
- a CDS encoding helix-turn-helix domain-containing protein — MRKKYDFNFKLKLVKEYLDGQSGYKALTLKHDISSSSVIQIWVNQYKEFGEDGLQEKRRNTVYTSEFKLSVIKFRQENMLSYRETANHFKIINPIMVANWQHQFDEKCRLDLANKQKGRSINMDKKYSETDNKNSSLNENEREELERLRNEVETLKAGIAYQKKLQALTDIYGSKNQK, encoded by the coding sequence ATGAGAAAAAAATATGATTTTAACTTTAAATTAAAATTAGTAAAAGAGTACTTAGATGGTCAATCAGGTTATAAAGCACTTACCTTAAAACATGACATTTCCAGTTCATCTGTCATTCAAATATGGGTCAATCAATATAAAGAGTTTGGAGAAGATGGCTTACAAGAAAAAAGAAGAAACACTGTTTATACTAGCGAATTTAAATTATCTGTTATAAAATTTAGACAAGAAAATATGTTGTCTTATCGAGAAACAGCTAATCATTTTAAGATTATTAATCCTATAATGGTTGCCAATTGGCAACATCAATTTGATGAAAAGTGTCGTCTTGATCTAGCTAATAAACAAAAGGGACGGTCTATCAATATGGATAAAAAATATTCGGAAACTGATAATAAAAATTCATCTCTAAATGAAAATGAACGTGAAGAACTCGAAAGACTTCGCAATGAAGTTGAAACGTTAAAGGCAGGTATTGCTTATCAAAAAAAGTTACAAGCCTTGACCGACATATACGGAAGCAAAAATCAGAAATAG
- a CDS encoding IS3 family transposase, with protein MRKQKSEIVKIITELHETLNIKLSILFKVAKLAKSVYYYWINQFNKPNKDDELIKVIKEICKESNYTYGYRRVTQDLSNRGIKVNHKKVRRLMKELGLSCSKFTHRGRKFRSFKGKVGKVAKNIINRRFKTHVPFQKIVTDITEFKLKNGQKLYLSPFMDLYSSEIISFEISKRPSLEIVINPLKEMIAMRPDLSYRLTIHSDQGWHYQHSQYTKLLKANKVFQSMSRKGNCLDNSVMENFFGLLKQEMYYGQEFEDFQQLEQAIHRYIHFYNNERIKSKLKGLSPKKFRKQTFQISY; from the coding sequence ATACGGAAGCAAAAATCAGAAATAGTAAAGATCATTACGGAACTACACGAAACACTTAATATAAAATTGAGTATTTTATTCAAAGTCGCTAAATTAGCTAAATCTGTATATTATTATTGGATAAATCAGTTCAATAAACCTAATAAAGATGATGAACTGATTAAAGTAATAAAAGAAATATGTAAGGAATCTAATTATACCTATGGTTATCGAAGAGTTACACAAGATTTAAGTAATAGAGGTATCAAAGTAAATCATAAAAAAGTAAGAAGATTAATGAAAGAATTAGGGTTATCTTGTTCGAAATTTACGCATAGAGGGCGTAAATTTCGATCATTCAAAGGTAAAGTTGGTAAGGTCGCTAAAAATATAATAAATCGTAGATTTAAAACACATGTCCCTTTTCAAAAAATAGTGACAGATATTACAGAATTCAAGTTGAAGAATGGCCAAAAATTATATTTATCTCCTTTTATGGACTTATATAGTTCGGAGATTATTAGTTTTGAAATTTCAAAACGTCCTTCGTTAGAGATTGTCATCAATCCACTAAAAGAAATGATAGCTATGCGTCCAGATTTAAGCTATCGTTTAACGATACACTCAGATCAAGGTTGGCATTATCAACATTCGCAATACACTAAATTATTAAAAGCAAATAAAGTATTTCAAAGTATGTCTAGAAAAGGTAATTGTTTAGATAACTCAGTTATGGAAAACTTTTTCGGACTACTTAAACAAGAGATGTATTATGGTCAAGAATTCGAAGATTTTCAGCAACTAGAACAAGCTATACATCGTTATATTCATTTTTATAATAATGAAAGAATCAAATCAAAATTAAAAGGCTTATCTCCTAAAAAATTCAGGAAACAAACCTTTCAAATATCATACTAA